From one Deltaproteobacteria bacterium genomic stretch:
- a CDS encoding glucose-1-phosphate adenylyltransferase encodes MHETLAMILAGGVGSRLNVLVSHRAKPAVPFGGIYRIIDFALSNTMNSGLTRAAVLTQYKPLSLMRHIGTGSAWDFTGRTRIIEILPPRTGEKDSDWYKGTADAVRQNMDFIQARPSRQILILSGDHIYHMDYRDMVNHHRKTGAEVTVAMMPVPLEDTHHFGIGILDDKGRIVDWEEKPKKARSNLASLGIYVFNTPYLLDALNRTKDVDFGHHIIPQALADGVLFAYRFNGYWRDVGTIHAFWDANMDLLRPASGLYPENWGIATNLDCDLPYDRPPIQIHPGARVANSAIAPGCSIHGTVVNSVLSPGVKVERGAEVHDSVLMHDVLVETGAVLSRVIADKYVSIGHGCRIGIGDPSIPNKRYPKHLSTGLTVIGKWAVCPAGTKVGTNCIVGPRVSETSWAGIPSLPDGDTIEA; translated from the coding sequence ATGCACGAAACCCTTGCCATGATCCTGGCAGGCGGCGTCGGAAGCCGCCTCAATGTCCTTGTAAGCCACCGGGCAAAACCAGCCGTTCCCTTTGGCGGGATCTACCGGATCATCGACTTCGCCCTGTCGAACACCATGAACTCAGGGCTTACCCGGGCTGCGGTGCTCACCCAGTACAAGCCGCTTTCCCTCATGCGACACATCGGCACCGGGTCCGCCTGGGACTTCACCGGCCGGACCCGGATCATAGAGATCCTTCCTCCACGGACCGGAGAAAAGGATTCGGACTGGTACAAGGGGACCGCGGACGCCGTCCGCCAGAACATGGACTTCATACAGGCCCGTCCATCCCGGCAGATCCTCATCCTCTCTGGCGACCACATCTACCACATGGACTACCGGGACATGGTAAATCACCACCGGAAAACCGGGGCTGAGGTCACGGTCGCCATGATGCCCGTCCCGCTGGAGGATACGCACCACTTCGGCATCGGCATACTGGACGATAAGGGGCGCATCGTGGATTGGGAGGAAAAGCCCAAAAAGGCCCGTTCCAATCTGGCATCCTTGGGGATCTACGTCTTCAACACCCCATATCTCCTCGACGCCCTTAACCGGACAAAGGACGTGGACTTCGGCCACCACATCATACCTCAGGCCCTCGCTGACGGGGTCCTCTTCGCCTACCGGTTCAACGGGTACTGGAGGGACGTGGGCACGATCCACGCATTCTGGGACGCGAACATGGACCTCCTCCGCCCGGCGAGCGGACTCTATCCCGAGAACTGGGGAATCGCGACGAACCTCGACTGCGACCTTCCTTACGATCGGCCCCCCATCCAGATCCATCCAGGGGCACGGGTTGCCAATTCGGCAATTGCCCCAGGATGTTCCATCCACGGGACCGTCGTCAATTCAGTCCTCTCTCCGGGGGTCAAGGTGGAAAGGGGCGCAGAGGTCCACGATTCGGTCCTCATGCACGATGTCCTCGTGGAGACCGGGGCCGTTCTCAGCCGGGTCATCGCAGACAAATATGTTTCCATAGGCCATGGCTGCCGAATCGGGATTGGGGATCCATCCATCCCAAACAAGCGGTATCCCAAACACCTTTCGACCGGGCTCACTGTCATCGGCAAATGGGCTGTCTGTCCCGCCGGCACAAAAGTGGGAACGAACTGCATCGTGGGACCCCGCGTTTCCGAGACCTCCTGGGCCGGCATCCCCTCCCTTCCGGACGGAGACACTATAGAGGCCTGA
- a CDS encoding glycine--tRNA ligase subunit alpha, which translates to MTFQELITSLNEYWQRHGCLLLQPYDMEVGAGTFHPATFLRSIGPDPWRAAYVQPSRRPTDGRYGENPNRLQHYYQYQVILKPSPDDVQDLYLSSLTAFGLDLADHDVRFVEDDWESPTLGAWGLGWEVWLDGMEITQFTYFQQVGGLDVRPVCAEITYGLERIAMYLQGVNNVYDLLWNKEVRYGEVHHRDEVEFSRYNFEAADVDAIKQVFSLAEAEGHALTARGLVLPAYDQCLKCSHAFNLLDARGAISVAERTAYIGRVRNLARAVAERYFKSLEPVKREGAS; encoded by the coding sequence ATGACCTTCCAGGAGCTCATCACGAGCCTCAACGAATACTGGCAACGCCACGGCTGTCTCCTCCTCCAGCCCTATGATATGGAGGTCGGGGCCGGGACCTTTCACCCGGCCACATTCCTCCGCTCCATCGGGCCTGACCCTTGGCGTGCGGCCTACGTCCAGCCTTCCCGAAGACCCACGGACGGCCGCTACGGCGAGAATCCCAACCGCCTTCAGCACTACTACCAGTACCAGGTGATCCTCAAACCCTCCCCTGACGACGTGCAGGACCTCTACCTCTCAAGCCTTACCGCATTCGGGCTTGATCTGGCGGACCACGACGTCCGTTTCGTAGAAGACGACTGGGAATCCCCCACCCTCGGGGCATGGGGTCTGGGCTGGGAGGTCTGGCTCGACGGGATGGAGATCACCCAATTCACCTACTTCCAGCAGGTCGGAGGCCTGGACGTGAGGCCCGTCTGCGCCGAGATCACTTACGGACTCGAACGGATCGCCATGTATCTCCAGGGCGTGAACAACGTATATGACCTCCTCTGGAATAAAGAGGTCCGCTACGGAGAGGTCCACCACCGGGACGAGGTGGAGTTTTCCCGCTACAATTTCGAGGCTGCTGACGTGGATGCCATCAAACAGGTCTTTTCTCTCGCCGAGGCAGAAGGACATGCCCTCACGGCCCGGGGACTCGTCCTCCCCGCCTACGATCAGTGCCTGAAGTGTTCGCACGCATTTAACCTCCTCGACGCCAGGGGCGCCATTAGCGTGGCTGAGCGGACCGCGTACATCGGACGGGTCCGGAACCTGGCCAGGGCCGTGGCCGAGAGATATTTCAAAAGCCTCGAGCCAGTAAAACGGGAAGGCGCCTCATGA
- a CDS encoding OmpA family protein, translating to MNNRWIAAGVGLTFLTGISGCAPPQTKTGQGALYGTAGGAAAGAIIGQAIGHDTKGTLIGTAIGAAVGGLAGAGIGRYMDNQEQALRNAMAHSNATSIQRTGDAIAVTFKGDVLFSTGSSAIQPGAYAEIDRMAQVLQQYPETRIRIEGHTDSTGSEQANLDLSQRRAEAVKNALISRGIAPERLTALGYGESRPIASNATPEGRQLNRRVEVFIEPRA from the coding sequence ATGAATAACAGATGGATCGCCGCAGGGGTCGGACTCACCTTTTTGACGGGTATCAGCGGATGCGCGCCACCCCAGACCAAGACGGGACAGGGCGCACTCTACGGAACGGCGGGGGGGGCTGCCGCCGGGGCCATAATCGGCCAAGCGATCGGCCATGACACCAAGGGCACACTCATCGGGACGGCCATAGGTGCTGCAGTCGGCGGGCTTGCCGGGGCCGGCATCGGTCGCTACATGGACAATCAGGAACAGGCCCTCAGAAACGCCATGGCGCATTCAAACGCCACTTCCATACAGCGGACCGGGGATGCCATCGCTGTTACGTTCAAGGGCGATGTCCTCTTTTCCACCGGATCGAGCGCCATCCAGCCGGGCGCTTATGCGGAAATCGACCGAATGGCCCAGGTACTTCAGCAGTATCCCGAGACCCGCATCCGCATCGAGGGCCATACGGACAGCACTGGCTCCGAACAGGCCAATCTGGACCTCTCCCAGCGACGTGCCGAGGCCGTAAAAAACGCCCTCATCTCCCGCGGCATCGCACCTGAAAGGCTCACTGCCCTTGGATACGGCGAGAGCAGGCCGATCGCAAGTAACGCCACCCCAGAGGGGCGCCAGCTCAACCGAAGAGTGGAGGTCTTCATCGAACCCCGGGCCTGA